Within Micromonospora parathelypteridis, the genomic segment GCGGTGCTGAGCACGCCGCCGAGCGAGGCGCCCACCACGGTCATGGTGCCCCAGGCCGAGCCGGCCACGGCGTTACCGGCGGCCAGCTCGTGCGGTTCCAGCACGTTCGGCAGCGCGGCCTGGGCGGCCGGCGAGTAGAACGCCTTGGCCACCGCGACCACTCCGATCGCGACCAGCGCCAGCCACGCCGTTCCGGCGTCCCGCACGCCGAGCAGCAGCAACACGCCGACCAGCGCGGCCACGTTCGCGACGATCATGATCTTCCGGCGGTCGAAGCGGTCGGCGATCGTGCCGGTGTACGGCAGCAGCAGCGCCACGATGCCGGTGTCCACCGCCAACACCAACGCGCCCCAGACCCCGCTGCCGGTCAGGTGCGGCAGCAGCACCAGCAGCGGCACCATGACGAACCAGTCGGCGCCGAAGACCACCAGTTCGGCGAGGAAGAGATTGCGGAAACTCCGATTGCCGGTAAGGACCGAAAGGGTGGACGCCACGGAGCGGGACCCTACCCGGTCGGCGTAGGGGTCACGCCTGCTCCCAGCAGCGCGGAGACGGTGACGAATGTGAAACCGCGCGCCCGCAGCCCCTCGATCATGGCGGGCAGGCCACGTAGCGCGACCAGCCGTCGCGGCGGTCCCACATCGTGTCCGAGCACGATCGTCCCCGGCCGGACATCGGCCACGACGCGTCGGGCGTGGCCGGCTGGATCACCCGGGAACTCGCGCTCCACCATCTGCAACGACCAGAGCACCAGTCGATAGTTGAGCCGGGCCGCCGCGTGCAGCACCGCCCCACCCAGGTGACCGTAGGGCGGGCGGACCAGTCGGGGTGCGGTCCCGGTCGCGTCGGCGATCGCGTCGTGACTGCGGCTCAGGTCGTCGTACGCCTCGACGGCGTCCATCTGCGCCAGGTCCCGGTGTGTCCAACTGTGGTTGCCCACCTCGTGCCCGGCGAGCCGACCGCGAACCACGTCGGCGTACCGCCTGACCTGAGCCCCGACCAGGAAGAAGGTCGCCGGCACCCGGTGCTGGGCCAGGGTGTCCAGCACCAGCGGAGTCCACTGTGGTGCGGGACCGTCGTCGAAGGTGAGCGCGACCAGCCGCTGCCCGGTCGGCACCGACCAGACGACCGCCAGCGCCCCGGGCGCGAGGCCCTGCTGCTGGTTGACGAGCGTGGCGCTCGCCGGGCCACCGCCGAGAGGCAACCGGCGATGGGCGCTCTGCCATGCCTGCGACGCCCCCGCGCCGACGGCCGCCCCGCCCGCCAACAGGCCGCTCCGGCGCAGCAGATCGCGCCGGGACCACCCGTTCGCGCTCTCGCTCATCCACCCGCCCGCTCTGCAAACACCGCCACGCAGCCACTAAGAGTATGCAAGGCATGACACAAAGTGCAGGTTCAGGTCCTCCCCGTCGGAGTGTCCCGGCCGGTGACGCAGGAACGCCCCCGGCGAAACCCGCCGGGGGCGTTCCTGGTGCTGCTGGTCCTTACTTACTCGGTCGGCTCCGACGGGGGTAGTGGCGAGGTACGGCTACGGGGCAGCCGCAGCACCTCGAACTGGTCCGTGCCCTCCACCAACGCGCCCGACGGGGCGGGTCGTCCGGCCGGCTGTGCGCTCCCGGCCGTCGCCGGGGCGGGCGCACCGCTCGGGACCGCGACCTGGTTCGGGCCCGTCACCTCGTCGGTCTCCGCCACGGTCTCCGCCGGCTCGCCGGAGCGCCGCCGGTTGCGTCGATCCCGCAGCGACTCCTTGGTGTGCTCCACCATCGTGTACAGCGTCGGCACCAGGATCAGCGTGAGCAGCGTCGAGCTGAGCAGACCACCGATCACCACGACCGCCAGCGGCTGCGAGATGAAGCCGCCCTCACCGGTCAACCCGAGCGCCATCGGCAGCAGCGCGAAGATGGTCGCCACCGCGGTCATCAGGATGGGGCGCAGCCGCCGCCGTCCACCCTCGACCACCGCTTCCCGGACGTCCATGCCCTTCGCCCGGTACTGGTTGATCAGGTCGAGCAACACGATCGCGTTCGTCACCACGATGCCGACCAGCATCAGCACACCGATCAACGCCGGTACGCCGAGCGCCGTCCCGGTGATCAGCAGCAGGCCGATCGCGCCGGTCGAGGCGAACGGAATGGAGATCAGCAGGATCAGCGCCTGGGTCAGGCTGCGGAACGTGGCCACCATGATCAGGAAGACGATCGCGATCGCCACCAGCACCGCCAGGCCCAGGTCGCCGAAGGCATCCGCCTGGTCCGCGCTGACGCCCCCGATCGTGAAGCTCGCACCCGGCACGTTGAGGGCGTCCAACCGCTTCTGCAGCTCCGCGCTGGTCGCGCCCAGGTTCGAGCCGGTCGCCGCGCCGGTCACCGACACGCTGCGCTCACCGTCGATCCGGCTTACCTGCTGCGGCCCCTCGCCCTGGGTGACGTCCGCGATGTCGTCCAGCTTGACCGAACCCACCGGCAGCGCCCGCAGCTCGTCCAGCGTCATCGGCGGCTGTGAGCCGAACCGCAGCACCACGTTCTGCTGCTGACCGTCGAGCGCGACCTGACCCAGCGGCGCTCCCCGGAACGCCTGCGAGACGAGCTGCCCCACGGCGGCCTCGGTGAGCCCGGCCCGGCCGGCGGCGACCCGGTCGACCGTCACGTCGACCCGCGGCACCCGCTCGGCCAGGCTCGTGGAGACGTCCTCGACGTCCGGGACGCCAGCCATCGCCGCTCGGGCTTCCTCGGCGGCCCGGTTCAGCACCTCCGGGTCGCTGGCCTGGACGATCACCTCAAGCTGGCTGGTCGACGCCTCCTGCCCGCCACCGAAGCTGATCTCACCCACGCTGGCGCCGAGCTTGTCGAACTCCTTGCGCAGCACCTCACGCATCTGCTTCGCGTCGGTGTCACCGTCGAGCGCCAGGTTCCAGCTGGCGACGTTGTTGCCGCCGCCGCCCCCGAACGGGTTGTCCCCACTACCCGCGGTCACCTGGTACGTCTCGACGCCCTTGGTGCCCGACAGCACCGACTCGGCCTGCTTGGCCGCGGCGTCGGTGGCCGCCAGGCCACTGCCGGCCGGCAGCTCCTGGCTCATGTTGAGGGTGTCCTGGCCAGAGTCGTCCAGGAAGTTGGTCTCCAGCTTCTGGGACAGGCCGAAGGTCGCGAAGAGCACCAACAGGCCGAGACCCACGGTGATCCACCGGGTCGACCGCTTGCGGGTGGCGAACCCGATCACCGGCAGGTAGGCCCGCTGCAACGGGCTGCGCAGCTCCTTCTCCTCCGCAGCGCGCCGCACCGCCTCGTCGTCCACGGTGCCGCCGCGCGGCTTGAGGAACCAGTACGCCAGCACCGGGATCACGGTCAGCGACACCAGCAGCGAGGCGAGCAGGGCCACCGTCACGGTGATCGCGAACGGCGCGAAGAGCTGGCCCACGAACCCGCCGACCAGCGCGATCGGCGCGAACACCGCCACGGTGGTGAGGGTGGACGCGGTCACCGCACCGGCCACCTCGCGGACGCCGGTGACGATGGCGTGCCGCTTCTCCTCGCCGTACTCGAGATGTCGTTTGATGTTCTCCAACACCACGATCGAGTCGTCGACCACCCGGCCGACCGCGATGGTCAACGCGCCGAGGGTGAGCAGGTTGAGCGAGTAGTCACCGATCCACAGGGCGATCAGCGCCACCAGCACGGAGAGCGGGATGGAGACCGCGGTGACCACCGTCGAGCGCACCGACAGCAGGAAGATCAGGATGACGATGACCGCCATCACCAGGCCGAGCAGGCCCTCGGTGGTCAACGACTCGATCGACTTCTCGACGAACGGAGCCTGGTCGAAGACCACGGTCAGCTCCGCGCCGGAGGCGTCCTTCAGGTCGGCGAGCCGGTCGCGGATCTCGTGCGAGATCTGCACGGCGTTGCCGTCCGGCGCGGCGGTGACCGCGATGCCGAGGCTGTCCTTGCCGTTGGTCCGGGTGATCGCGGTGGCAGGGGCGAGCTGCTGCTCGACCGTCGCCACGTCACCGAGGCGGACGGGTGCCGCGCCCGGGGCGACCACGATGCCGCGCAGGTCCTCCATGGTGGCGATCGGCGTACCGACCTGCACCGGAAGGGCCAGCGCGCCGTCGTTCACCGCGCCGGCCGGAACCGCCACGCCGTTCGTCTTCAGCGCCGCGCCGATCGCCGTCGGCTGGATCTGCGCCGCGGCCAGCTTCGCCGGGTCCGGGGTGACCACCACGACGTCGTCGCGGGTGCCGGTCACCTCGACCGTGCGCACCCCCTCGATGCCCTCCAGTTCCGGCACCACCGTCGCGCTCAGCTTCTCAGCGAGCGCCCGCTCGTCGGCCGTGCCGGCCGCGGCCAGTACCACCGCCGGCAGGTCGTCGGTGCTACCCGCGATGACCTGGGGGTCGACGTTCTCCGGCAGCTGGGCGTTGATGCGGCTCAGCGCGGTCTGCATCTTGTTGACCACGTCGTCCAGGTCGGTACCGAACTCGTACGTCACCTGGACGGTGGCCGACCCCTCGCGGGACGTGGAGGTGACCTTGTCCAACCCCGGGATGCCCTGGAGGGCGTTCTCGATCGGCTCGGTCACCTGCGACTCGACGATCTCGGGGCCGGCACCGGGGTAGGCGGCCACGATGAACGCGGCCGGGAACTCGAGCGACGGCAGCAGTTGCTGCTTCAGCGACGGCACGGCGAACGCTCCGAACACCGTGGTCACCACCGCGATGAGGGCAATCAGCCCTCGGTTGGCGAGGCTGAATCTGGCGAGCAGCGACATCGGCCTGGCTCACTCCTGAACGAGAATGCGGGCGGGGATACCCGAAAGTGTGCCGGATCCGATCACTGGAACCCCCGCCGCCCCCACGCCGTCAGGCTGCTCGCGCGCTCCCCGCCGGTACCACCGGTCGCCACCGTGTGTTGAGCGTCACGCGGCCCCGGCCCGCACGAGCGGCGGTGACGCGCTCAGGCGAGGTCGAGGGCGCGGGCGGCGGCCATCGGGTCGTTCGCGATGGTCAACGGCGCCGGCGCGGTGGAGATCGCCCATTCCGGGTCCTTCAACCCGTGACCGGTCACCGTGCAGACCACCGTCGATCCGGGCGGCACCGCACCCGCCGCGGCCTGCTGAAGCAGACCAGCCACGCTGGCCGCGCTGCCCAACTCGACGAAGACCCCCACCTCGCGGGCGAGCAGTCGGTACGCGGAGAGGATCTCCCGGTCGGTCACGGCGGCGATGAGGCCACCGGAGGCGTCCCGAGCGTCCAACGCCTTGGTCCAGCTCGCCGGGTTGCCGATCCTGATCGCGGTGGCGATGGTCGACGGCTCCGGCACCACCTGCCCGGTCACGATCGGCGCCGCCCCGGCAGCCTGGAAGCCGTACATCTTGGGGGCCCGGGTGGTGGCGCCGGCGGCCTGCTCCTCCGCGTACCCCATCCAGTAGGCGGAGATGTTGCCGGCGTTGCCGACCGGCAGGCAGTGGATGTCGGGCGCGTCACCGAGCGCCTCGACGATCTCGAAGGCGGCGGTCTTCTGGCCGTGCAGCCGGTCGATGTTGACCGAGTTGACCAACGCGACCGGGTGGTCCTGAGCCAGCTTCGCGGCGAGCGACAGGCAGTCGTCGAAGTTGCCGTTCACCTGGAGCAGCTTCGCGCCGTGCACCAGCGCCTGGGCCAGCTTGCCCAATGCGATCTTGCCTTGCGGCACCAGCACCGCGCAGGTCAACCCGGCCCGAGCCGCGTACGCCGCGGCGGAGGCGCTGGTGTTGCCGGTGGAGGCGCAGATGATGGCCTTGTTGCCGGCCTCGACCGCCTTGGACACCGCGAGGGTCATCCCCCGGTCCTTGAACGAGCCGGTCGGGTTGGCGCCCTCCACCTTGAGGTGCACGTCGCACCCGATCCGGGCGGACAGCACCGGCGCGGGCAACAGCGGAGTGTTCCCCTCGTGCAGGGTGATGACCGGCGTGGCCGCGGTGACCGGCAGCCGATCCCGGTACGCCTCGATCAGACCCCGCCACATGTCGTTCTCCTCGCCTCTACCGCCGCGCCGACCCGAGCATCAGACCACCTTGGACCAGCCTGCGGGAGCGGTCGATGGCACACCCCGGGTTACCCACCTGGCGGGACGCGCGAGCCGTCCCACCGATGGTTCAACGACTCAGGCGCCGCCTTCGACCCGCAGCACACTGGTCACCGACCGGACAATGTCCAGACCGCGCAGCTCGCCAACGGTCGCGGCGAGCGCGGCGTCCGGTGCCACATGGGTGACGATGACCAGCTCGGCGTCGCCGTCACGACCGGGCGACCCACTCGCCGAACCCTGCCGCACGGTCGCGATCGAGACGTCGTGCCGGGCGAACACGCTCGCCACCGAGGCGAGCACACCTGGGCGGTCGGCCACGTCGAGGCTGACGTGGTAGCGGGTCAACGCCTCGCCCATCGGCCGGACCGACAGGTCCGCGTACGCGCTCTCGCTGGCCGCGCGGACCCCGGCGAGCCGGTTGCGCGACACCGCGACGACGTCGCCGAGCACGGCGCTGGCGGTCGGCGCGCCCCCGGCGCCCCGACCGTAGAACATCAGCTGCCCGGCCGCGTCCGCCTCCACGAAGACCGCGTTGAACGCGTCGCCGACGCTGGCCAGCGGGTGGCTGCGCGGGATCATCGCCGGGTGCACCCGGACGCTGACCGTCTCCCGGCCGGTGGGGTCGACGCCCCGGGCCGCGATGCAGAGCAGCTTGATGGTGCAGCCCATCGCCTGCGCGCTGGCCACGTCCGCGGCGGTCACCTCGGTGATGCCCTCGCGGTGCACGTCGGCGGCGCCGACCCGGGTGTGGAACGCCAGCGAGGCGAGGATCGCCGCCTTCGCCGCCGCGTCGAAGCCCTCGACGTCGGCGGTCGGGTCGGCCTCCGCGTAGCCCAGAGCGGTGGCCTCTTCGAGGGCCTCGGCGAAACCGGCGCCGGTCGCGTCCATCGCGGAGAGGATGAAGTTGGTGGTGCCGTTGACGATGCCGGTGACCCGGTTGATCCGGTCCCCGTGCAGCGACTCGCGCAGCGGGCGCAGCAGCGGGATGGCCCCGGCCACGGACGCCTCGTAGTAGAGGTCGCCGCCGCCCTCGGCCGCCGCCTCGTGCAGGGCCACGCCGTCCTCGGCGAGCAGCGCCTTGTTGGCGGTCACCACGCTCTTGCCGGCGCGCAACGCCTCGACCAGCCAGCCGCGGGCCGGCTCGATGCCGCCGACCACCTCGATCACGACGTCCACGTCGTCCCGCTTGATCAGGCCGAGCGCGTCGGTGGTGAACAGGGACTCGTCGACCGGCAGGTCACCCCGGTCGCGGCCGAGCCGACGGACGGCGATGCCGGCGATCTCCAACGGAGCGCCGATCCGCGCGGCCAGGTCGGCCGACTGCTCGTGCAGCAGTCGGACCACCTCCTGGCCGACCGTGCCACAGCCGAGCAGCGCCAAGCGCACAGGTGACGTCATCCAACATCCAATGCGAGCAGGTCCTCTTCGGTCTCCCGCCGGACGATCAGGCGCGCCTGGCCGTCGCGCACCGCGATCACCGGTGGCCGGGGCACATGGTTGTAGTTGCTGGCCATGCTCCGGCAGTACGCACCGGTGCCGGGCACGGCGACAAGATCTCCGGGCTGCACGTCGGCGGGCAGGAATTCATCCTTCACCACGATGTCCCCGGACTCACAGTGCTTTCCCACCACGCGGGCGAGCATCGGCTCCGCGCCCGAGGCCCGGGAGGCCACCGTCGCCGAGTAGGACGCGTCGTACAGGGCGGTGCGGATGTTGTCGCTCATCCCGCCGTCGACACTGACGTACGTCCGGAGGCCGTCGAGGTTCTTGACCGTGCCGACCTCGTAGAGGGTGAACACGGACGGGCCGACGATGGCCCGCCCCGGCTCGATCGACAGGTGCGGCACGGCCAGGTTCTCCGCCGCGCACTCCGAGTCGACGATCTTGCGCAGCCGCTTGGCCAGGTCCTGCGGTGTGGCCGGGTCGTCCTGGGTGGTGTACGCGATGCCGAAGCCGCCGCCCAGGTCCAGCTCGGGCAACTCCACCCCGCGCGCGTCGCGGATCTGCGACTGCAGGGCGAGCACCCGACGGGCCGAGACCTCGAAGCCGCTGGCGTCGAAGATCTGCGAGCCGATGTGCGAGTGCAGACCGCGCAGCTCCAGCACACCCTCGTCGAGGATCTTGAACGCGGCGTTCGCGGCGGCACCGCCGGCCAGCGAGAAGCCGAACTTCTGGTCCTCGTGGGCGGTGGCGATGAACTCGTGGGTGTGCGCCTCGACGCCGACGGTGACCCGGACCAGCACCCGGGGGCGAACCCCGCGCTCGCGGGCCAGCGCGGTGAGCCGGTCGATCTCGGTGAACGAGTCGACGATGATCCGACCGACCCCGGCGTCCAGCGCCCGGCTCAACTCGGCGGCCGACTTGTTGTTGCCGTGGAAACCGATCCGCTCCGGCGGCATCCCGGCCGAGAGCGCGGTGGCCAGCTCACCTCCGGTGCAGACGTCCAGGTGCAGCCCCTCCTCGGCGATCATCCGGACCACCGCGCGGCAGAGGAACGCCTTGCCGGCGTAGTAGACGTCCTCGGTCGGGAAGGCCGCCCGGAAGTCGCGGCAGCGCGAGCGCAGGTCGGCCTCGTCGAGGACGTACACCGGGGTGCCGAACTCGGCCGCGATGTCACGGACGCTCAGGCCCGCGACGGCCAGCGCGCCGTCCGCGCCACGCGTCACCGACCGCGGCCACAGCGTCGGCAGCAGGGCGTTGACGTCCTCCGGGGTATGCAGCCAGGCCGGCCCCCGGTTGCTGATGTCCGCGTGCAGCGCACCAGCCTCATGAGCCCTCATGTCACATCCTCTCGGGTGCGGAGACGCCGAGCAGGTGCAGACCGTTGGCGATCACCGTGCGGGTGGCGTTGTTGAGCCAGAGCCGGGCGCGGTGCAGGTCGGTGACCTCTTCGTCGCCCAACGGCAGCACTCGGCAGTTGTCGTAGAACCGGTGGTAGGAGGCCGCGACGCTCTCCTCCAGGTAGCGGGCCACCCGGTGCGGCTCACGCAGCTCGGCCGCGGTCGCCACCACCGCCGGGAACTCGGCGAGCGCCTTGAGCAGCTCGTTCTCCTTCTCGTGGTCGAGCAGATCGGGGCGGAACGCGTCAGCGGCGCCCGGCACCAGCCCCACCTCGGCGGCGTTGCGGGCGACACCCG encodes:
- a CDS encoding polysaccharide deacetylase family protein, translated to MSESANGWSRRDLLRRSGLLAGGAAVGAGASQAWQSAHRRLPLGGGPASATLVNQQQGLAPGALAVVWSVPTGQRLVALTFDDGPAPQWTPLVLDTLAQHRVPATFFLVGAQVRRYADVVRGRLAGHEVGNHSWTHRDLAQMDAVEAYDDLSRSHDAIADATGTAPRLVRPPYGHLGGAVLHAAARLNYRLVLWSLQMVEREFPGDPAGHARRVVADVRPGTIVLGHDVGPPRRLVALRGLPAMIEGLRARGFTFVTVSALLGAGVTPTPTG
- a CDS encoding efflux RND transporter permease subunit is translated as MSLLARFSLANRGLIALIAVVTTVFGAFAVPSLKQQLLPSLEFPAAFIVAAYPGAGPEIVESQVTEPIENALQGIPGLDKVTSTSREGSATVQVTYEFGTDLDDVVNKMQTALSRINAQLPENVDPQVIAGSTDDLPAVVLAAAGTADERALAEKLSATVVPELEGIEGVRTVEVTGTRDDVVVVTPDPAKLAAAQIQPTAIGAALKTNGVAVPAGAVNDGALALPVQVGTPIATMEDLRGIVVAPGAAPVRLGDVATVEQQLAPATAITRTNGKDSLGIAVTAAPDGNAVQISHEIRDRLADLKDASGAELTVVFDQAPFVEKSIESLTTEGLLGLVMAVIVILIFLLSVRSTVVTAVSIPLSVLVALIALWIGDYSLNLLTLGALTIAVGRVVDDSIVVLENIKRHLEYGEEKRHAIVTGVREVAGAVTASTLTTVAVFAPIALVGGFVGQLFAPFAITVTVALLASLLVSLTVIPVLAYWFLKPRGGTVDDEAVRRAAEEKELRSPLQRAYLPVIGFATRKRSTRWITVGLGLLVLFATFGLSQKLETNFLDDSGQDTLNMSQELPAGSGLAATDAAAKQAESVLSGTKGVETYQVTAGSGDNPFGGGGGNNVASWNLALDGDTDAKQMREVLRKEFDKLGASVGEISFGGGQEASTSQLEVIVQASDPEVLNRAAEEARAAMAGVPDVEDVSTSLAERVPRVDVTVDRVAAGRAGLTEAAVGQLVSQAFRGAPLGQVALDGQQQNVVLRFGSQPPMTLDELRALPVGSVKLDDIADVTQGEGPQQVSRIDGERSVSVTGAATGSNLGATSAELQKRLDALNVPGASFTIGGVSADQADAFGDLGLAVLVAIAIVFLIMVATFRSLTQALILLISIPFASTGAIGLLLITGTALGVPALIGVLMLVGIVVTNAIVLLDLINQYRAKGMDVREAVVEGGRRRLRPILMTAVATIFALLPMALGLTGEGGFISQPLAVVVIGGLLSSTLLTLILVPTLYTMVEHTKESLRDRRNRRRSGEPAETVAETDEVTGPNQVAVPSGAPAPATAGSAQPAGRPAPSGALVEGTDQFEVLRLPRSRTSPLPPSEPTE
- the thrC gene encoding threonine synthase, which codes for MWRGLIEAYRDRLPVTAATPVITLHEGNTPLLPAPVLSARIGCDVHLKVEGANPTGSFKDRGMTLAVSKAVEAGNKAIICASTGNTSASAAAYAARAGLTCAVLVPQGKIALGKLAQALVHGAKLLQVNGNFDDCLSLAAKLAQDHPVALVNSVNIDRLHGQKTAAFEIVEALGDAPDIHCLPVGNAGNISAYWMGYAEEQAAGATTRAPKMYGFQAAGAAPIVTGQVVPEPSTIATAIRIGNPASWTKALDARDASGGLIAAVTDREILSAYRLLAREVGVFVELGSAASVAGLLQQAAAGAVPPGSTVVCTVTGHGLKDPEWAISTAPAPLTIANDPMAAARALDLA
- a CDS encoding homoserine dehydrogenase; the protein is MRLALLGCGTVGQEVVRLLHEQSADLAARIGAPLEIAGIAVRRLGRDRGDLPVDESLFTTDALGLIKRDDVDVVIEVVGGIEPARGWLVEALRAGKSVVTANKALLAEDGVALHEAAAEGGGDLYYEASVAGAIPLLRPLRESLHGDRINRVTGIVNGTTNFILSAMDATGAGFAEALEEATALGYAEADPTADVEGFDAAAKAAILASLAFHTRVGAADVHREGITEVTAADVASAQAMGCTIKLLCIAARGVDPTGRETVSVRVHPAMIPRSHPLASVGDAFNAVFVEADAAGQLMFYGRGAGGAPTASAVLGDVVAVSRNRLAGVRAASESAYADLSVRPMGEALTRYHVSLDVADRPGVLASVASVFARHDVSIATVRQGSASGSPGRDGDAELVIVTHVAPDAALAATVGELRGLDIVRSVTSVLRVEGGA
- the lysA gene encoding diaminopimelate decarboxylase, encoding MRAHEAGALHADISNRGPAWLHTPEDVNALLPTLWPRSVTRGADGALAVAGLSVRDIAAEFGTPVYVLDEADLRSRCRDFRAAFPTEDVYYAGKAFLCRAVVRMIAEEGLHLDVCTGGELATALSAGMPPERIGFHGNNKSAAELSRALDAGVGRIIVDSFTEIDRLTALARERGVRPRVLVRVTVGVEAHTHEFIATAHEDQKFGFSLAGGAAANAAFKILDEGVLELRGLHSHIGSQIFDASGFEVSARRVLALQSQIRDARGVELPELDLGGGFGIAYTTQDDPATPQDLAKRLRKIVDSECAAENLAVPHLSIEPGRAIVGPSVFTLYEVGTVKNLDGLRTYVSVDGGMSDNIRTALYDASYSATVASRASGAEPMLARVVGKHCESGDIVVKDEFLPADVQPGDLVAVPGTGAYCRSMASNYNHVPRPPVIAVRDGQARLIVRRETEEDLLALDVG